From Thermoflavifilum aggregans, a single genomic window includes:
- a CDS encoding SusC/RagA family TonB-linked outer membrane protein, whose protein sequence is MDVVTRTGHQQQYNISASGGTERTTFYLSGGLFKQQAATIGSDLTRYSTDFSLNNRVSEKISFGINANISDVDQHTPYAGGAFRNPLLAAYFLLPNAKATDSNGIPDTSASNLITGLFNPLAINEFDRNNFNALRILSNFSGDYNILKNLRYSMRFGIEYDNIREMRYWNPFYGDGKNYQGLGSQNITNIFNWVWTNTLNYRYYFQPNTYFNILVGYESQLNQFKVTDLENRIFPYNLNLYVLAVGAKPTTASNNAADFAIASAFSRAEFNYQNRYVVSGSFRRDGSSRFGANKRFGDFYSVGFSWNADQEKFFQQGSLSSLISTLKFRISYGENGNADFGNYVWRELYAFNSNFSYNQVGGGAPNTPGNPNLTWEKNKPFDVGLNLGIWSNRLNIDFDWYNRKTTGLLFNVPVSYTSGFGSYPDNIGSLQNRGIELSVDAQPVRSAFTWDIGFNLSLNKNKILTLPNHQGFVNGSFYEKEGYDIQTWYVRKYAGVDPQTGNARWYYDPNQYKDSLTTSYSKAQRILFGSASPKGFGSVFTTLSYKGIKLYAQFYYQWGNYVRDVWARYTQGDGFGAFYNKTKKELQRWQKPGDITDVPKYVYNNPTSSYEFSTRFLYKGDYVRLREIQLSYDFSPNLLQKLYVHALTIYLRGENLLTWVKDKNLVYDPDAAGITGQLNLTVPTIKTVSAGINLGF, encoded by the coding sequence CTGGATGTAGTTACTCGCACCGGGCACCAGCAACAGTATAATATTTCAGCTAGTGGCGGAACAGAAAGAACTACCTTTTACCTTTCAGGTGGTTTGTTCAAACAACAGGCTGCTACCATTGGTTCGGATCTTACCCGGTACTCGACAGATTTTAGTTTAAACAACCGAGTCAGCGAAAAAATCAGTTTTGGAATCAATGCCAACATATCGGATGTGGATCAACACACGCCCTATGCCGGAGGTGCATTTCGCAATCCCTTGCTGGCAGCTTATTTCCTTCTCCCCAATGCAAAGGCAACAGATAGCAATGGTATACCGGATACATCTGCAAGCAATTTGATTACCGGTTTATTCAACCCCCTGGCTATTAACGAATTTGACCGGAATAACTTCAATGCTTTGCGTATCCTGAGCAATTTCAGCGGAGATTACAACATCCTGAAAAACCTTAGGTATTCCATGCGGTTTGGGATTGAATATGACAATATTCGGGAAATGCGATACTGGAACCCATTTTACGGAGATGGGAAAAACTATCAGGGATTAGGATCCCAGAACATTACCAATATATTCAACTGGGTATGGACCAACACGCTAAACTATCGTTATTATTTTCAGCCAAACACCTATTTCAATATTCTGGTTGGTTATGAATCCCAGTTAAACCAGTTTAAGGTTACCGACTTGGAAAACCGGATCTTTCCATACAATCTGAATTTATATGTGCTTGCCGTAGGTGCCAAGCCTACAACAGCCAGCAACAATGCTGCTGATTTTGCGATAGCTTCTGCTTTTTCCAGGGCTGAATTCAACTATCAAAACCGGTATGTGGTATCAGGTTCCTTCCGGCGTGATGGTTCTTCCCGGTTTGGTGCCAATAAACGATTTGGGGATTTTTATTCTGTAGGCTTTTCCTGGAATGCAGATCAGGAGAAATTTTTCCAGCAAGGCAGTTTGTCTTCCCTGATCAGCACATTAAAATTCAGAATCTCCTACGGGGAAAACGGAAATGCAGACTTCGGGAACTATGTATGGCGTGAATTATATGCCTTTAATTCAAATTTTTCCTACAATCAGGTGGGAGGTGGTGCACCCAACACCCCCGGCAATCCCAATTTAACCTGGGAAAAAAACAAACCTTTTGATGTGGGTTTGAATCTGGGTATATGGTCAAACCGTTTAAATATTGATTTTGACTGGTACAACCGGAAAACTACAGGTCTCTTGTTTAATGTACCCGTTTCCTATACAAGTGGATTTGGTTCCTATCCGGATAATATCGGTTCACTGCAGAACAGAGGTATAGAATTGTCTGTAGACGCCCAGCCTGTACGCTCAGCATTCACATGGGATATCGGATTCAATCTGTCGCTCAACAAGAATAAAATTCTGACATTGCCCAATCATCAGGGATTTGTGAACGGAAGTTTTTATGAAAAAGAAGGATATGATATCCAAACCTGGTATGTAAGAAAATATGCAGGCGTAGATCCGCAAACCGGCAATGCCCGCTGGTATTATGATCCCAATCAATATAAAGATTCTTTGACTACCAGTTATTCAAAGGCACAACGTATTTTGTTTGGAAGTGCTTCACCCAAAGGATTTGGAAGTGTGTTCACTACTTTATCTTACAAGGGAATTAAATTGTATGCACAATTCTATTACCAGTGGGGAAATTATGTACGGGATGTGTGGGCACGCTATACCCAGGGTGATGGCTTTGGCGCATTTTACAACAAAACCAAAAAAGAACTTCAACGTTGGCAGAAACCCGGTGATATTACCGATGTGCCGAAATATGTGTACAACAATCCTACTAGTTCCTATGAATTTTCTACGCGGTTTTTGTATAAGGGAGATTATGTGCGCTTAAGAGAAATACAGCTCAGTTATGATTTTTCACCCAATCTTTTGCAAAAACTTTATGTGCACGCACTGACCATTTATTTGAGGGGTGAAAATTTACTGACCTGGGTGAAAGATAAAAACCTGGTCTACGATCCCGATGCTGCTGGCATCACCGGCCAGCTTAACCTGACAGTACCCACCATTAAAACGGTTTCTGCCGGTATCAATCTAGGTTTTTAA
- a CDS encoding carboxypeptidase-like regulatory domain-containing protein, with the protein MKRKLFYSLLFVLCLPVWLFAQQRLLTGRVIDQDKGTPLPGVTVRVEGTNIGTQTGLDGTFRLEVPENAQTLVFSFVGYNTQQVNIAGRSSVNINLSASNKQLNEVVVVGYGQQNQKELTGSLTQVSGKQVENVPLASIDQNLQGKVPGMQVVATSGQPGAAVNVRIRGIGSFNAGAGPLWVIDGVPVNAGDLSRNTPTSNALAGLNPNDIESVTVLKDAASASIYGSRAANGVILITTKRGKAGKTNIRFDGQYGWNTIALSNTAKPLNTHEFFTLTKEGLINAGIAPDDATATSIFLSNWGDTTTNTN; encoded by the coding sequence ATGAAAAGGAAACTGTTTTACTCACTACTTTTTGTTCTTTGTTTGCCTGTATGGCTTTTTGCCCAGCAGCGACTGCTCACGGGTCGTGTAATTGACCAAGATAAGGGAACGCCTTTACCTGGCGTAACTGTGAGGGTTGAAGGCACCAATATTGGTACACAAACCGGCCTGGATGGTACGTTCCGGCTTGAGGTGCCCGAAAATGCACAGACGCTGGTTTTCAGCTTTGTAGGCTACAATACCCAACAGGTCAACATTGCCGGTCGTTCGTCTGTTAACATCAACCTTTCAGCAAGCAATAAGCAGCTCAATGAGGTGGTGGTTGTGGGTTATGGCCAGCAGAACCAGAAAGAGCTGACCGGATCGCTTACGCAGGTTAGCGGTAAACAGGTAGAAAACGTTCCCCTAGCATCTATTGATCAGAACCTCCAGGGAAAAGTACCCGGCATGCAGGTAGTCGCTACCAGCGGGCAGCCGGGGGCGGCCGTCAATGTGCGCATACGAGGTATTGGCTCCTTTAATGCCGGTGCAGGTCCGCTTTGGGTTATTGATGGAGTGCCGGTAAATGCGGGCGACCTTTCTCGCAATACACCAACCTCCAACGCATTGGCCGGTTTAAATCCTAATGACATTGAAAGTGTAACCGTATTAAAGGATGCAGCTTCCGCATCTATTTATGGCTCCCGCGCAGCTAATGGTGTGATTCTAATTACTACCAAAAGAGGCAAAGCCGGAAAAACCAATATCCGGTTTGACGGGCAGTATGGCTGGAATACCATCGCTCTGTCTAACACGGCCAAACCACTCAATACACATGAATTTTTTACGCTTACGAAGGAAGGCTTGATTAATGCCGGGATCGCACCAGATGATGCTACTGCTACTTCTATATTTTTAAGCAACTGGGGAGATACCACAACCAATACCAACTAG
- a CDS encoding helix-hairpin-helix domain-containing protein, whose translation MRFPCSAMVLCMIFMHAYPLFAQQSADQTLQSVLEQVYDQQASSGENDEAAEEWEDQLESYLQHPLDLNQATAEQLAVFPFLNTLQIQALLSYRKLLGAFTSVYELQAIPGWDISTIRQILPFVRVNENTGSSFSTATSPSFQWLSRYQRVIPRSWGYIKTTGSRYIGSPDAWLNKWQLRSTHFRAGLIAEKDAGEPFFRSFNSQGFDHIGFYLAYTGNTILRQAVVGDYEINMGQGLINWQSFSLNHSAYALQIEKNNMPLRAHTGTAENGYYRGIALQLQEHNWQQTCFVSLISPDVYWDSADGHRIITSWDETGYHRTSTENSHRHVLQLLSAGAQMRYRFSSGHVAVNSVYHHLSIPMQRRNQTYNQYAFAGDQLYNISLDYAWSIGMHHFFGEAAWSSNRRIAFLQGWMMPISKPISIGSLLRYYPKDYHTLYANGFSESGETANETGWYAATEMHWPRLQVYAYADLFHFPWWRYQISGPMTGTDDLCRIDWKMFTSASTTQQLTTQIRYRRRAKDLKTTEGKKPIPTDLWQYTLGWAYETSHWWLTLRGYANWFQQADTIHSRGLACYAEVRHQPWRRFYWDSRIAWFQVPDYEARIYTYERTVRYMFSLPYYYHKGWRGYLVLHYAAGRHVQMDLRWTTTWYSDQNQIGSGLDRIDGSLKHQLIIQMIWKM comes from the coding sequence ATGCGTTTTCCATGCTCTGCTATGGTGCTATGCATGATTTTTATGCATGCATATCCCTTATTTGCCCAGCAATCAGCCGATCAAACCCTACAGTCAGTACTTGAGCAGGTATACGATCAACAGGCTTCTTCCGGAGAAAACGATGAAGCCGCTGAAGAATGGGAGGATCAACTGGAATCCTATCTGCAGCATCCGCTCGATTTAAATCAAGCAACAGCCGAGCAGCTGGCTGTATTTCCCTTCCTGAACACCTTGCAGATTCAAGCCCTGCTGAGCTATCGCAAACTACTGGGTGCTTTCACCAGTGTATACGAATTGCAGGCTATTCCAGGATGGGATATCTCCACCATCCGGCAAATTTTGCCTTTTGTACGGGTGAATGAAAACACGGGTTCATCTTTTTCCACTGCAACCTCACCTTCTTTTCAATGGTTAAGTCGCTATCAGCGGGTTATTCCTCGATCGTGGGGCTATATAAAAACCACGGGAAGCCGCTACATAGGCAGCCCGGATGCATGGCTGAACAAATGGCAACTGCGCAGCACACATTTTCGTGCAGGATTGATTGCTGAAAAAGATGCAGGGGAGCCATTTTTCAGATCATTTAATTCCCAGGGCTTTGATCATATTGGTTTTTACCTGGCATATACAGGCAATACCATCCTGCGGCAAGCGGTTGTGGGAGATTATGAAATCAATATGGGGCAAGGACTTATCAACTGGCAGAGCTTCAGCCTCAATCACAGTGCCTATGCCCTTCAGATCGAAAAAAACAACATGCCGCTCAGGGCGCATACCGGAACAGCCGAAAACGGATATTACAGAGGTATAGCCTTACAGTTGCAGGAGCATAACTGGCAGCAAACCTGTTTTGTATCCCTTATTTCTCCGGATGTATATTGGGATAGTGCAGATGGGCATCGCATCATCACTTCATGGGATGAAACAGGGTATCACCGCACATCTACGGAAAACAGCCATCGTCACGTATTGCAGCTTTTATCAGCCGGCGCACAGATGCGCTACCGTTTTTCTTCTGGACATGTGGCTGTAAATAGTGTGTATCATCATTTGAGCATACCCATGCAAAGGCGCAATCAAACGTATAACCAGTATGCTTTTGCCGGGGATCAACTGTATAACATCAGCCTGGATTATGCCTGGAGTATTGGCATGCATCATTTCTTTGGTGAGGCGGCGTGGAGCTCCAATCGTCGCATAGCCTTCCTGCAGGGGTGGATGATGCCCATCAGCAAGCCTATCAGCATAGGTTCTTTGTTGCGGTATTATCCCAAAGATTATCATACCCTTTATGCCAATGGTTTCAGTGAAAGCGGAGAAACAGCAAATGAAACCGGATGGTATGCAGCCACTGAAATGCATTGGCCGCGCCTGCAGGTATATGCTTATGCGGATTTGTTTCATTTTCCCTGGTGGAGATATCAGATCAGCGGGCCTATGACGGGCACCGACGATCTGTGCAGGATAGACTGGAAGATGTTTACCTCTGCCAGCACAACCCAACAGCTTACAACGCAGATTCGCTATCGCCGAAGAGCTAAAGACTTAAAAACGACGGAGGGTAAAAAGCCTATTCCTACTGACCTGTGGCAATATACATTGGGCTGGGCATACGAAACATCGCACTGGTGGCTTACCTTGCGAGGCTATGCCAACTGGTTTCAGCAAGCAGACACCATTCATTCCAGAGGTCTTGCGTGCTATGCAGAAGTACGTCATCAGCCATGGCGCCGTTTTTACTGGGACAGCCGGATTGCCTGGTTTCAGGTACCTGATTATGAAGCCCGCATTTATACTTATGAACGTACGGTAAGGTATATGTTTTCATTGCCCTACTATTATCACAAAGGATGGCGGGGTTATCTGGTTTTACACTATGCTGCCGGTCGGCATGTACAAATGGATTTGCGTTGGACGACGACTTGGTATTCCGATCAAAATCAAATCGGATCAGGTCTTGACCGTATCGATGGTTCCCTGAAACATCAGCTTATTATTCAAATGATATGGAAAATGTAG
- a CDS encoding deoxynucleoside kinase, whose protein sequence is MSKKTKPRHIAIAGNIGAGKTTLTELLARHYQWVPQYEEVENNPYLNDFYEDMPRWAFNLQIYFLHHRIRQLLEIQRGRETVVQDRTIYEDAEIFAPNLHDMGLMSKRDFENYYQLFQTLRELIKPPDLLIYIKASVPTLVDNIQKRGREYEENIRLDYLKRLNERYNQWIEQYHEGPVLIIDADENRFAEREEDLGEIIARIDSQLYGLF, encoded by the coding sequence ATGTCGAAAAAAACAAAGCCCAGACACATTGCTATTGCCGGAAACATAGGTGCCGGAAAGACTACACTTACCGAACTGCTGGCCAGGCATTACCAGTGGGTACCGCAATATGAAGAGGTAGAGAACAATCCCTATCTGAACGATTTTTATGAAGATATGCCGCGCTGGGCTTTTAACCTGCAGATTTATTTCCTGCATCATCGCATCCGGCAGCTGCTTGAGATTCAGCGTGGCCGCGAAACGGTAGTGCAGGACAGAACCATTTATGAAGACGCCGAAATTTTTGCGCCCAATCTGCATGATATGGGATTGATGTCGAAAAGGGATTTTGAAAATTATTATCAGTTGTTTCAAACGCTCCGTGAGCTCATCAAACCTCCCGATCTGCTGATTTATATCAAGGCTTCGGTTCCTACACTGGTAGATAATATCCAGAAAAGAGGACGTGAATACGAGGAAAACATCAGGCTCGATTATCTCAAGCGGCTGAATGAGCGCTATAATCAATGGATTGAGCAATACCACGAAGGGCCCGTGCTGATTATAGATGCAGATGAAAACCGTTTTGCAGAGCGTGAGGAAGATCTCGGAGAAATTATTGCCCGCATTGATTCGCAGTTGTACGGATTATTCTGA
- the trpS gene encoding tryptophan--tRNA ligase: MQQREIVVSGIRSTGFLHLGNYFGAIRQYLHMQHTHVCYFFVADYHSLTTHQDPTQLRANVYRVLAEYLACGLNPDEATLYVQSDLPETAELYLLLNMLAYKGELEKVPTFKEKIRGKHEGINAGLLTYPVLMAADILIHRATKVPVGKDQEPHLEMARNLASRFNQKFGFLFPEPVAFSESGELLKVPSLDGKGKMSKSENEMATIYLADSDDLIRKKIARAKTDAGPQAPNSPKSPEIENLFLLLKLVSAPETVAYFEQAYDNCTIRYGELKQQLADDMINLVRPIRERAAELQKDIETLKKIRKTGAEKACASAQQTLQLARSMMGIRYDE; encoded by the coding sequence ATGCAACAGCGCGAGATTGTAGTGAGCGGTATCCGGTCCACCGGTTTTCTGCATCTGGGCAATTACTTTGGTGCGATCCGGCAATACCTGCATATGCAGCATACCCATGTTTGCTATTTTTTTGTGGCCGATTATCATTCCCTTACCACCCATCAGGATCCAACCCAGTTGCGTGCAAATGTGTATCGGGTGTTGGCCGAATACCTGGCGTGCGGCCTGAATCCGGATGAGGCTACTCTTTATGTGCAGAGCGATTTGCCGGAAACAGCCGAGTTATATCTGCTGCTAAACATGCTTGCCTACAAAGGTGAGCTGGAAAAGGTGCCTACGTTCAAGGAAAAAATCAGAGGCAAACATGAGGGTATCAATGCCGGATTGCTCACTTACCCCGTGTTGATGGCAGCCGATATTCTCATCCATCGTGCCACCAAAGTGCCTGTGGGTAAGGATCAGGAGCCGCACCTGGAAATGGCGCGTAACCTGGCTTCTCGGTTCAACCAGAAATTCGGATTCTTGTTTCCGGAGCCTGTAGCTTTCAGTGAATCAGGTGAACTGCTGAAAGTACCCAGCCTCGACGGGAAGGGTAAAATGAGCAAGAGTGAAAATGAAATGGCCACCATTTATCTGGCTGATAGTGATGATTTGATCCGGAAAAAAATTGCCCGCGCCAAAACTGATGCTGGTCCGCAAGCACCAAATAGTCCGAAATCTCCAGAAATCGAAAATTTGTTTTTGTTGCTGAAACTGGTATCGGCACCGGAAACAGTAGCTTATTTTGAACAGGCTTACGACAACTGCACCATCCGCTACGGTGAGCTGAAACAACAACTGGCAGATGATATGATAAACCTTGTCAGGCCTATCCGCGAGCGGGCTGCAGAATTGCAAAAAGATATTGAAACCTTGAAAAAAATCCGCAAAACGGGTGCAGAAAAAGCATGTGCAAGTGCTCAGCAAACCCTTCAACTGGCCCGTTCTATGATGGGCATCCGGTATGATGAGTAG
- a CDS encoding YitT family protein, protein MHSQATRIRRFKVRKALWQRIAKEVLYLIAGIFSAGFGLKGFLLPGHFLDGGVTGISLLLRFVTGYPLSLLLVIINIPFVLMGYRQISRTFAIKSILGIIGLAICIELVHFPVVTSDKLLIAVFGGFFIGAGTGLAMRGGGVLDGTEILSVFVSRHTVFTVGDIIAVLNVCIFSVAAFVINVETALYAMLTYLSASKTVDYLVNGIEEYVGVMIISDHSEIIRRVLIHKLGKGITIYKGRKGMTRSGQSTQELDIIYTVVTRLEVQRLNNEILQIDDKAFIVQTPVIDTKGGMIRRRPLH, encoded by the coding sequence ATGCATAGCCAAGCGACCCGCATCCGCCGCTTCAAAGTCCGCAAAGCTCTCTGGCAACGGATTGCAAAAGAAGTTCTGTATTTGATAGCCGGTATATTTTCTGCTGGCTTCGGATTGAAAGGTTTTTTGCTGCCCGGGCATTTCCTGGATGGTGGTGTTACAGGTATTTCCCTCCTGCTGCGGTTTGTAACGGGTTATCCCTTATCGCTGCTACTGGTCATCATCAACATCCCTTTTGTGCTGATGGGCTACCGCCAGATTTCCCGAACTTTTGCCATAAAGTCGATCCTTGGAATCATCGGACTGGCCATTTGCATTGAGCTGGTACATTTTCCGGTTGTTACATCTGATAAACTGCTGATTGCTGTCTTCGGAGGTTTTTTCATCGGAGCTGGCACCGGATTGGCTATGCGGGGCGGAGGTGTGCTGGATGGTACAGAAATCCTGTCGGTATTTGTCAGTCGGCATACGGTGTTTACTGTGGGTGATATCATTGCTGTATTGAATGTGTGCATATTTTCAGTTGCTGCTTTTGTCATCAATGTGGAAACAGCGCTATATGCCATGCTCACCTATCTGAGCGCATCCAAAACTGTAGATTATCTGGTAAATGGCATCGAAGAATATGTGGGTGTCATGATTATTTCAGATCATAGTGAAATTATCCGAAGAGTACTGATTCATAAATTAGGCAAAGGTATCACCATTTACAAAGGCCGAAAGGGCATGACCCGCTCCGGGCAAAGCACGCAGGAACTGGATATTATTTACACCGTTGTTACACGGCTGGAGGTACAGCGGTTGAACAATGAGATCCTGCAGATTGATGACAAGGCCTTCATTGTGCAGACGCCTGTGATTGATACCAAAGGAGGTATGATTCGCCGCAGGCCATTGCATTAG
- the recN gene encoding DNA repair protein RecN yields the protein MLQRLYVKNYAIIDELEVQFSPHFTCITGETGAGKSILIEALSLLLGERADTGVLADPSQKGIVEGVFLLPDDPDIRQLFEDFDWDWDTQVIIRRELLPASKASSKSRAFVNDTPANLQQLQQLTRYVVDLHQQFDTLQLLQSGFQREVIDALCHHEELLQHYRRHYRTLVEQQQELERLQTSYQQALRELDYDQFLLQELQEARFQELEIEQLEEEQQLLEHIGSVRQSVEQAYQLLQGGYDAEQPSAITQLHQARHQLESAAAQYRLLQPVADRLQSAYIELQDIADELARLMDTITDQPDRLMQVQERLSLAYKLLKKYQVQDTAGLLQKQRELEEKVRRISLNDEQIRQLQDQIAQLQVVIQQQADELSRHRQAAAGPFAEQVNQLLRQVGMPNARLQVVVQPAPLGEWGHDDIQFLWDANQTGQFVSIRQVASGGELSRLMLCIKSLVASHMQLPTLIFDEIDQGISGEAARQVGLLLAELARHHQIICITHQPQIAGRADTHLMVYKEKVKHKITTRVQSLEGEARVEAIARMLSGDHPTRAALENARELIARPD from the coding sequence ATGTTGCAGCGGCTATATGTGAAAAATTATGCTATCATTGATGAGCTGGAAGTTCAGTTTTCACCGCATTTCACCTGCATAACCGGTGAAACTGGCGCAGGGAAATCCATTCTCATAGAGGCTCTGTCTTTATTGTTGGGTGAGCGGGCCGATACGGGTGTGCTGGCCGATCCTTCACAAAAGGGCATTGTGGAGGGGGTGTTTCTTTTACCCGATGATCCAGATATCCGGCAGCTTTTTGAAGATTTCGACTGGGATTGGGATACGCAGGTTATCATCCGTCGGGAATTGTTGCCGGCTTCCAAAGCTTCAAGTAAATCCCGTGCCTTTGTGAATGATACGCCTGCCAACCTGCAGCAATTGCAACAACTGACCCGCTATGTGGTAGATTTACATCAGCAGTTTGATACCTTGCAGCTTTTACAAAGCGGTTTTCAGCGCGAAGTGATAGATGCGCTTTGCCATCATGAAGAATTACTTCAGCATTACAGGCGGCATTATCGTACACTTGTAGAGCAGCAGCAGGAACTGGAGCGTTTGCAGACAAGCTATCAGCAGGCATTGCGGGAATTGGATTATGATCAGTTTTTATTGCAGGAGCTGCAGGAGGCTCGTTTTCAGGAGCTGGAAATTGAGCAACTGGAAGAAGAACAGCAGTTGCTGGAGCATATTGGTTCCGTCCGTCAATCTGTAGAGCAGGCTTATCAATTGTTGCAAGGGGGATATGATGCAGAACAGCCCTCCGCGATAACCCAGCTGCATCAGGCCAGGCATCAGCTGGAGTCGGCTGCTGCGCAGTATCGCCTTTTGCAGCCGGTTGCCGATAGGTTACAGTCGGCCTACATTGAGTTGCAGGATATTGCCGATGAGCTTGCCCGGCTGATGGATACGATTACTGATCAACCTGACCGGCTTATGCAGGTTCAGGAGCGCCTTTCACTTGCCTATAAGCTTTTGAAAAAGTATCAGGTACAGGATACTGCTGGTCTGTTACAAAAACAACGCGAGCTGGAGGAGAAAGTCCGCCGGATTTCCCTGAACGATGAACAAATCCGCCAGCTGCAGGATCAGATCGCTCAACTGCAGGTGGTTATACAACAGCAGGCCGATGAACTTTCCCGGCACCGGCAGGCAGCGGCAGGGCCTTTTGCAGAGCAGGTCAATCAGCTGCTCAGGCAGGTAGGTATGCCCAATGCACGGCTTCAGGTGGTTGTGCAGCCCGCACCCCTCGGCGAATGGGGGCATGATGATATCCAGTTCCTTTGGGATGCCAATCAGACGGGGCAGTTTGTATCCATCCGGCAGGTGGCTTCGGGTGGGGAATTGAGCCGCTTGATGTTGTGCATCAAATCCCTGGTAGCATCCCATATGCAGCTGCCCACGCTGATTTTTGATGAAATTGATCAGGGTATTTCCGGAGAAGCCGCCCGGCAGGTAGGGCTGCTGCTGGCCGAGCTGGCCAGGCATCATCAGATCATTTGTATCACACATCAGCCTCAGATTGCCGGCCGCGCCGATACCCATCTGATGGTGTACAAGGAAAAAGTAAAACATAAAATTACCACGCGTGTCCAATCGCTGGAAGGAGAAGCCCGTGTGGAAGCCATTGCCCGCATGCTCAGCGGCGATCATCCCACTAGAGCAGCATTGGAAAATGCACGCGAACTCATTGCCCGGCCGGATTAA
- a CDS encoding agmatine deiminase family protein, whose product MASDRLQFPDQPVPAALGYYFPAEWHPHRATWLNWPHNEDSWPGKIQSIYPEFIRFIKELTKGEKVCLNVNDEVMENMVRRSLEREQTDMEQIEFYRHPTNDAWCRDCGPAFLINPAAAQPKVIVDWRFNAWGGKYTPYELDDQLPEKIAQALGLPVYHPGIVMEGGSVDFNGEGTVLTTRACLLNPNRNPHLSQQEIEAYLQAYYGVKQVLWLEDGIAGDDTDGHIDDIVRFVNPHTVVAVVEPNPEDENYEPLQQNLKLLKSMRLLDGKPIDIVELPMPKPVYYEGRRLPASYANFYIGNKVVIVPTFRDPEHDEQALQILSQCFPDREVVGIDSVDIIWGLGSFHCLSQQEPEVPSAS is encoded by the coding sequence ATGGCATCGGATAGATTGCAATTTCCGGATCAACCTGTACCTGCTGCACTGGGCTATTATTTCCCGGCCGAATGGCATCCCCATCGGGCTACCTGGCTGAACTGGCCACACAATGAAGATTCCTGGCCGGGTAAAATCCAAAGCATTTATCCGGAATTTATCCGGTTCATCAAGGAGCTCACAAAAGGCGAAAAAGTATGCCTGAATGTGAATGATGAAGTGATGGAAAACATGGTGAGACGCAGCCTGGAGCGAGAACAGACCGATATGGAACAGATTGAATTTTATCGCCACCCTACCAACGATGCCTGGTGCCGCGACTGCGGGCCCGCTTTTCTGATCAATCCGGCTGCTGCGCAACCCAAAGTGATTGTGGACTGGCGTTTTAATGCATGGGGAGGGAAATATACGCCTTATGAGCTCGATGATCAATTGCCGGAAAAAATTGCACAGGCATTGGGATTGCCGGTTTATCATCCCGGTATTGTGATGGAAGGCGGATCAGTGGATTTCAATGGGGAAGGTACAGTGCTCACTACCCGCGCCTGCCTGCTGAATCCCAACCGGAATCCGCATTTGTCGCAACAGGAAATTGAGGCCTATCTGCAAGCTTATTATGGGGTAAAACAGGTGTTGTGGCTGGAAGATGGAATTGCAGGCGATGATACGGATGGACACATTGATGATATCGTGCGTTTCGTGAATCCCCATACCGTAGTGGCCGTTGTGGAACCCAACCCTGAGGATGAAAATTATGAGCCCCTCCAGCAAAACCTGAAATTGCTGAAAAGCATGCGCCTGCTGGATGGCAAACCAATAGATATCGTGGAATTGCCCATGCCCAAACCCGTATACTACGAAGGCAGGCGCCTGCCCGCATCTTATGCCAATTTTTACATCGGTAATAAAGTGGTGATCGTGCCCACGTTCCGAGATCCTGAACACGATGAGCAGGCTTTGCAGATTCTTTCGCAATGTTTTCCCGATCGGGAAGTGGTGGGTATTGACTCCGTGGATATTATCTGGGGATTGGGCAGCTTTCATTGCCTGAGTCAGCAGGAACCCGAGGTGCCATCAGCATCTTAG